Proteins co-encoded in one Centroberyx gerrardi isolate f3 chromosome 18, fCenGer3.hap1.cur.20231027, whole genome shotgun sequence genomic window:
- the ncoa7b gene encoding nuclear receptor coactivator 7b, with the protein MEKRERKPGYFARLKRRRQLKQSQSEKNVNEQNPANSSLKSPIISCPNIPNATDPKDKTTKADLQRITAKPSAGSDDGCKSNSQAKREKRRPPGTVEFTVGPSDSLNSIALKFNVTPNKLVQLNKLFSHSVYPGQKLFVPDVSQSELDSKPQSSSDPAFTNGLSEKASYDGVSNSGSGKPIRREFSPTSEDESPATVKFIKMSCKYFTDGMGVVGGVMIVTPNNIMFDPHKSDPLVIEHGCEEYGLICPMEEVVSVALYDDVSRMKLKDALPSDLPQDLCPVYRPGEWEQLPSEQDLNPFSRYEALDPKRPIVLDDIDSALSETGSAEGEQTEKSPSDEGFTELEPTVNGSTEEPEEPSSKPYSTVGGDQQELLGPSYSGQGEFQDESGKMSILCQTKGKLDDEEDEGVAQNSSVEDGESLQSSSETEKRGDVHDKPTSREVIETKDLKSKGTEELVNGVCDIISSASVDQNRQLSLDEAAEVHGKYSLQGPCSAVELQNGPTEEDGLSEEERRKKSYKAEVKSWLLERMQAPIEDMLLCSEEKSKNPPMFLCFKVGKPMRKSFATGMTSSPAHSYGGRGKQPEYWFAVPQERVDHLYAFFVQWSPDVYGKEAREQGFVVVEKDELDMIDNFFSDPASCSWEIITIDEAKRRQSFGSCEGDLSMDALPILSDASSLLQDTHIEKLACRLPARVQGYPWRLAYSTVKHGTSLKTLYRNLAEVDSPVLLVIKDLDNQVFGAFSTHPFRVSEHCYGTGETFLYSFCPEIKVYRWTGENSYFVKGNTDSLQMGGGGGQLGLWLDAELYRGTTTSCATFNNQPLSTQQDFNIHSLEVWTFE; encoded by the exons atggaaaagagagagaggaagccgggATATTTTGCCAG GCTGAAGAGGCGGAGACAGCTCAAGcagagccaatcagagaagAATGTGAATGAGCAGAACCCAGCTAATTCGTCTTTGAAGTCGCCCATCATCTCCTGTCCAAACATCCCAAATGCCACTGACCCCAAGGACAAGACCACAAAGGCAGACCTACAGAGAATAACAGCAAAGCCATCTGCAGGCTCAG aTGATGGCTGCAAAAGCAACAGTCAGgcgaagagggagaagaggaggcctCCAGGGACAGTGGAGTTCACA GTTGGACCCAGTGATTCCCTCAACAGCATTGCACTTAAGTTCAACGTCACCCCgaacaaactggtccagctgaaCAAGCTCTTCTCTCACAGTGTCTACCCTGGTCAG AAGCTGTTTGTCCCTGATGTGAGCCAGTCAGAATTAGACTCGAAGCCTCAGAGTTCCTCTGATCCTGCCTTCACAAATGGTCTATCTGAAAAAGCATCATAT GACGGGGTTTCGAACAGCGGCTCAGGAAAGCCCATACGGCGTGAGTTCTCTCCGACCTCGGAGGATGAGAGCCCAGCAACGGTTAAGTTCATCAAGATGAGCTGCAAATACTTCACTGACGGCATG GGCGTGGTGGGAGGGGTGATGATAGTGACACCCAACAACATCATGTTTGACCCCCACAAGTCGGACCCCCTGGTGATCGAGCACGGCTGTGAGGAGTACGGCCTGATCTGCCCAATGGAGGAGGTCGTGTCTGTGGCGCTCTATGACGACGTGTCACGCATGAAGCTCAAGGACGCCCTGCCGTC AGACCTACCCCAGGATCTGTGTCCTGTGTACAGGCCAGGGGAGTGGGAGCAGCTGCCCTCGGAGCAGGACCTCAACCCCTTCAGCCGCTATGAGGCGCTGGATCCCAAGCGGCCCATCGTCTTGGACGACATCGACTCAGCCCTCTCAGAAACCG GGAGCGCCGAGGGCGAGCAGACAGAGAAGTCTCCGTCAGACGAGGGCTTCACAGAGCTGGAGCCCACCGTCAACGGCAGCACTGAAGAGCCAGAGGAGCCGTCATCCAAACCATACAGCACTGTCGGCGGGGATCAGCAGGAACTCTTAGGACCTAGTTACTCCGGCCAGGGAGAATTCCAGGACGAATCCGGTAAAATGTCAATTCTCTGTCAAACCAAGGGGAAGctggatgatgaggaggatgagggcgTGGCTCAGAACAGCTCCGTTGAGGATGGAGAGTCACTACAATCTTCCTCAGAGACTGAAAAACGGGGCGACGTGCATGATAAACCTACAAGCCGAGAGGTAATTGAAACCAAAGATCTCAAATCTAAAGGGACCGAAGAGTTGGTAAACGGTGTGTGCGATATCATAAGCAGCGCATCAGTGGACCAAAACAGACAGTTAAGTCTGGACGAGGCTGCGGAGGTTCATGGGAAATATAGCCTTCAGGGACCATGCTCAGCGGTGGAACTGCAGAATGGACCAACTGAAGAGGATGGActgagtgaggaggagagacggaagAAGAGCTACAAGGCGGAGGTGAAGTCTTGGCTGCTGGAGAGGATGCAGGCTCCAATAGAAG ACATGCTGCTCTGCTCAGAGGAGAAGAGTAAAAACCCACCCATGTTCCTGTGCTTCAAAGTGGGAAAACCAATGAGGAAGTCGTTTGCCACTGGGATGACGTCTAGCCCCGCCCACTCGTACGGGGGCCGGGGAAAGCAGCCAGAGTACTGGTTCGCTGTGCCACAGGAAAG GGTGGACCATCTGTATGCCTTTTTCGTCCAGTGGTCTCCGGATGTGTACGGGAAGGAGGCGCGGGAGCAGGGCTTCGTGGTGGTGGAGAAGGACGAGCTGGACATGATTGACAACTTCTTCAGTGATCCCGCGTCTTGCAGCTGGGAG ATCATCACCATTGATGAGGCCAAGCGTAGGCAGAGTTTCGGCAGCTGCGAGGGAGACTTGTCTATGGATGCTCTGCCCATACTCAGTGACGCCAGCTCTCtactgcaggacacacacatcgAGAAG CTGGCCTGTCGCCTGCCAGCCCGTGTGCAGGGTTACCCCTGGAGACTGGCCTACAGCACTGTGAAGCACGGGACCAGCCTCAAGACCCTGTACAGGAACCTGGCAGAGGTGGACAGTCCCGTGCTGCTGGTCATCAAAGACCTGGACAACCAG GTGTTTGGGGCGTTCTCTACTCATCCCTTCAGAGTGAGCGAACACTGCTACGGTACAGGAGAGACGTTCCTCTATAGCTTCTGTCCTGAGATCAAG GTGTACCGCTGGACAGGGGAGAACTCCTACTTTGTGAAAGGCAATACTGATTCTCTgcagatgggaggaggagg tggcCAGCTGGGCCTGTGGCTGGACGCTGAGCTGTACCGGGGCACCACCACCAGCTGTGCCACCTTCAACAACCAGCCCCTCTCCACCCAGCAGGACTTCAACATCCACAGTCTGGAGGTCTGGACCTTCGAGTAG